AGTATTGAAAGAAGACGACTTATGAAAGCCTATGGCGCAACTTTTGAACTTACTCCTCGCGAGAAAGGAATGAAAGGCGCTATAGAAAAGGCACAAGAAATTGTTGCCTCTACACCCAATGCGTGGATGCCACAACAGTTTGATAATCCTGCCAATATTGAGGCGCATGTAAACACTACTGCGCAAGAGATTTTAGCCGATTTTCCAAACGGTGTAGATGTAGTTGTTACAGGCGTTGGTACCGGAGGGCATATTACCGGTATTGCCAAAGTATTGAAAGAGAAATTTCCAAATACAAAAGTATATGCAGTAGAGCCGGCTTTATCTCCGGTAATTAGCGGGGGAAGTCCTGCTCCACACCCTTTGCAAGGACTTGGAGCAGGATTTATTCCTACCAATCTTCAAACAGATTTATTAGATGGTGCAATTTTGGTAACTAAAGATGCCGCTTATGAGTATGCTATCCGCGCTGCTAAAGAAGAGGGCATATTTGCCGGAATTTCAACGGGTGCTACATTGGCGGCTATTGCACAAAAGCTAAGTGAAATTCCGCAGGGCGCAACGGTATTGGGGCTTAATTACGATACCGGAGAGCGTTACCTTTCTATAGAAGGCTTATACGAAGCCTAAACTTTAATTACAATTGATAATAATTGGCTTGGTTACTGCACCGTTGCTTAAATGACCTGCACGGTCTTTAATAAAAACGGTGTAAACCAATGTATCATCGGGGCAACCCGGAGCAGGAGAGCAATTTCGTACCTTGCAGGTAAGTGCCGAAGTAGTAAATTCAATTTCTCCGGAAATGGATGCGTACTTTCCTTTTGCTTCTACATAAGGAAGCGATTTGGCTTCTAAACAACTATCGCGATGGTCTAAAAGAATGAGCGACCAATGGTTGTCTTTAAAGTAGCTGGTATCGGAATATAAATCGCAAGGTTGCGATTGGTAGGTGGGTTTAGAACTGCTTTCGGGACCCAAATCGGCATCGCCATCGGTGAAATTAAGGGTGAAGCGAACGGTGTCGTACTCTTGCACGCGCTCAGCCGATGCCTTTGAAAATTCAATAAATGGTTCTACCGGGTAGGTAGGTGGTTTTTTAGCACACTG
The sequence above is drawn from the Chitinophagales bacterium genome and encodes:
- the cysK gene encoding cysteine synthase A — its product is MKATNILETIGNTPHVKVNRLYGNANVWIKLERTNPGGSIKDRIALSMIEDAEKRGLIKAGSVIVEPTSGNTGISLAMVAAVKGYKIILVMPESMSIERRRLMKAYGATFELTPREKGMKGAIEKAQEIVASTPNAWMPQQFDNPANIEAHVNTTAQEILADFPNGVDVVVTGVGTGGHITGIAKVLKEKFPNTKVYAVEPALSPVISGGSPAPHPLQGLGAGFIPTNLQTDLLDGAILVTKDAAYEYAIRAAKEEGIFAGISTGATLAAIAQKLSEIPQGATVLGLNYDTGERYLSIEGLYEA